The genomic DNA AGCACCCGCCCCACAATACTGCTGACCCCGTAGATAGCCGTTTGCGAGGCCAGCTTTTTCGCAATACTCATCTGGTTGAATTACAAATTTAGAATTATGAATTAAAAATTGATGCTCAAGTACTTACTCCGAAATACTTGGCATTAATTTTTAATTTTCAATCCATAATTTTTAATTACCCCTGAAGCTAGCCGGGCGCTTTTCCAGAAACGCGGCCGTGCCCTCCTTAAAGTCGGCCGTGCCGAAGGCCTGGCCAAAGGCCTCCGCCTCGGCTGTGTAGCCCGCCTCGCCGCCCTCGTCAAAATAGGTATTTACGCAGGCAATTGTGAGCCCCACAGCAACGGGAGCTTTGCTCAAAATTTTGAGTAGCAAACTTTTACAAAAATCTAGCAACTCGGTTTGCGGCACTACGTGGTTGGCCAGGCCCAGGCGCAGGGCTTCGTCGGCTTTCACCTGGTCGGCCGTGAGCAGCAGTTCCAGCGCTTTGCCCTTGCCCACGAGCTGCACCAGGCGCTGCGTGCCGCCATAGCCGGGCAGCAGGCCCAGGTTCACTTCGGGCTGCCCAAAGCGGGCGTTTTCCGAAGCTACCCGCAGGTGGCAGGCCATTGCCAGCTCGCAGCCTCCTCCCAGCGCAAAGCCGTTGACGGCCGCCACGACGGGCTTGGGGCTCGTTTCGTAGCGCCGAAACACGGCCTGGCCCCGCGCGGAGGCGTCTTGCGCGCCTGGCCCGCTCAGCGCTGCCAGCTCGGCGATGTCGGCCCCAGCTACGAATGCTTTTTCGCCGCTGCCAGTGAGCAAAATGCCGCGCACGGCCTCGTCGGCCCGCGCGTGCTCGATGGCCTCGCCAAGCTCGCCAATCGTGGCCGCGTTGAGGGCGTTGAGTTTGGTTGGGCGGTTCACGGTGATGGTCAGAATGCCAGTGGCGGCATCCAGGTCATACAGCAGGTTATCGAAAGAAGCAGTCATCTGCGAAACAACGAAAGAAGCGGGGGTAGGGAAAACAGAGCCCAAAGGTACGTGCCGGCATCAGGCGATAGATTCAGCTGCTCAATGAGTGAGTTGAGGGCTAAAAAGCGGGTATTGGGCTAATTTTTGCAAAATTAACCGGGTATCGTGCAAAACTTTGTGATTACCAATTACATCGGCTTACTTGCGTTGCCATTGGCAAACAGTGGTTTATAGCTAGTAAGCGTTGGTTGTCTAGAAATTTTCCCTCACCCTTTTCCCCTTCTTACTTGTATGGGTTTTGTTTCTGAATTCAAAGAGTTCATTTCCAAGGGCAATGTGCTCGACCTGGCCGTTGGTGTTATCATTGGCGCGGCCTTTGGCAAAATCGTGTCGTCGCTGACCGACGACATCATTATGCCCATCGTGGGTATGGGCCTGGGGCACGTTGATTTTTCCAATATCGTAGCCGGCCCCCTGAAAATCGGTTTGTTTATCAACGCTATCATCAACTTCTTGATTATTGCCTTGATTATCTTCTTCATCGTGAAGGGGGCCAACAGCATAAATAAAAAACCCGAGCCGGTGGTGGTGGTTAACGACCCTCCCGCGCCTTCAAAAGAAGAAGTGCTGCTAACGCAAATCCGCGACGCGCTGCGTAGCCGCGTCTAAGCCGCGCCGCGAGCGGCCGTTGTCGCTACGTTCGGTGCGCACTGCCCGGCCCGGAAATTATTTCGGGCCGGGCAGTGTATTTTGGCTGCTATGTGGCTTGCTGCCCGCTCATTTCTCTCGCCTCTATTTGCCATTCCCGCGTGAAAAAACTTGTTATCGCCGCGCTGTTAACCGGGTCCGCCTGGCTGCTGACTCTGCCAGCCGCGCTGGCCCAAACCACTGCGCCCAACTTTCCGACTCCCGGCAGCCCGGCCCGGCCCGCGCCTACCCCCCCCATCAACGCCGACCGTGCCCGCCGCCAGCAGCAGATGAGCCCTGAAGATGCCGCCCGCGACCAGCAATTACAAGTGCTGGAGGCGCGCACTGGCAACACCAGCCTGGGCGCTGAGCGCGGCGGCCCTTACCGGCAACTCGATAAAAACGGCGGCTCCTTCACGGTGCGCAAGTTTCGGGCGTTGCGGGGGCAGGAGCAGGAGCGGGGCGTATCGCGCCGGGTGCCAATGGGCGCGCGCACCACGGGCAAGCCTCTGGTGCATGACCACGGCCGAAAGAAAAAATTCCTCTTCTTCTAAATCACGGATTACGCAGATTTTAGCGGATTTCACGGATTTTGTGGACGATTTCTGACGGTGACTGGGAGCCGTCTTTATGTCAGCATACTACGCATAGAATAGGAGTTGGCTGAATTCAGCCCAACTAAAAAGGCTGCCCAAAAGGGCAGCCTTTTTTACGTCCACAAAATCCGTGAAATCCGCTAAAATCTGCGTAATCCGTGATTAAAGTTTGCGCTTGATTTCCTGCTCCTCGAAGCCCTCAATGTTGTCACCTTCTTGCAGGTCGTTGAAGTTTTTGACTGAGATACCGCATTCGTAGCCTTGGCGCACTTCCGAGACGTCGTCTTTGAAGCGCTTGAGGTCCTGTATCTCGCCCGTGTACTGCACGATACCGTTGCGCACTACCCGCACGCGGGTTTTGCGGTTAAACGAGCCATCCGTTACCATACAGCCGCCGATAGTACCAACCTTGGTGATGTTGAATACCTGGCGAACTTCGGCGTTGGCCACCACAATTTCGTGCACCGTGGGGGCGAGCATGCCCTCCATAGCGTCTTTCACTTCATTGATGGCGTTGTAGATAATCGAGTACAGGCGCACGTCAATCTGTTCCTGCTCGGCTAGGCGGCGGGCACTCTGCGAGGGCCGAACCTGGAAGCCGACGATAATGGCATCGGAAGCCGAAGCCAGCAGCACATCGCTTTCCGAGATGGCACCCACGCCCTTGCTCAGGATATTCACCTTCACTTCAGGAGTAGAAAGCTTCAGCAGCGAGTCGGAAAGTGCTTCCACCGAGCCGTCCACGTCACCTTTTACCAGAATGTTCAGCTCCTTAAACGAACCGATAGCCAGGCGGCGACCAATCTCATCAAGGGTGATGTGCTTCTTGGTGCGAATGGTTTGCTCACGTGCCAACTGCTGGCGCTGAGTGGCCAGTTCGCGGGCTTCACGCTCCGTTTCCATCACCTGAATGCGGTCACCGGCCTGCGGAGCGCCAGTGAGGCCCAGCACCTGCACGGGGGTAGCGGGGCCCGCCAGCTTCTTCTTTTTGCCGCGGTAGTCGGTCATGGCTTTCACGCGGCCGTAGTGCGGGCCAGCCAGCACAATGTCACCCACGTTCAGCGTACCAGTCTGCACCAGCACGGTAGTCACGTAGCCACGGCCTTTGTCCAACTCGGCTTCGATTACCGTGCCCACCGCGTTGCGGTTAGGATTGGCTTGCAAATCAAGTAGTTCAGCTTCAAGTAGTACCTTCTCAAGCAGCTCATCCACGCCGATGCCCGACTTGGCCGATACTTCCTGGCTCTGGTACTTGCCACCCCACTCTTCCACCAGGATATTCATCTGCGAAAGCTCTTCGCGGATTTTCTCAGGGTTGGCCGTGGGCTTATCTACTTTATTAAGAGCGATGATAATCGGTACCCCCGCCGCCTGGGCGTGGTTGATGGCTTCCCGAGTCTGGGGCATCACCGAGTCGTCGGCCGCAATCACGATAATGGCGATGTCCGTCACCTTGGCACCACGGGCCCGCATGGCCGTAAAGGCTTCGTGACCAGGCGTATCCAGGAACGTAATGGGGTTGCCCGACTTGGTTTTTACTTCGTAGGCACCAATGTGCTGCGTAATACCGCCAGCTTCGCCTTTAGCTACGCTCGCTTCGCGGATGTAGTCCAGCAGCGACGTTTTGCCGTGGTCCACGTGGCCCATGATGGTCACGATGGGCGCGCGGGGTAGCAAGTCTTCGGGCGCATCACTCATGTCGATGGGCTCCTCGTCTTCCTCTGCCGACAGAAATTCTACGTCATAGCCAAACTCGTCGGCAATCACCGTAATGGCTTCGGCATCGAGGCGCTGGTTGATGGAAACGAACATCCCCATACCCAGGCACACCTTGATAACCTCGTTCACGTTCACATCCATCAGCGACGCAAGGTCGTTGGCCGAAATGAACTCGGTGAGCTTGAGGGTTTTGGCATCTAGCTCGTTCTGAGCACGCAGGGCTTCGCGCTCTTCGGCCGCCATGCCCCGCTTGTCGCGGCGATACTTGGCGCGGTTGGCGGCGGCATTGGTTTTGCCACCGCTCAGCTTGGCCAGCGTCGCCTTGATTTGCTCCTGAATCTGCTTATCGTTCTGCTCGGCTGTCAGCGGTACCTGAGGGGTAACGGGGCGGTTGTTGCTCTGGCCGGGGCGGTTGCCGCCGGGGCCCGGACGATTGCCACCTTGGCCGGGACCACCGGGGCGGTTGCCACCGGGGCCACCACTCGGGCGATTGCCCTGGTAGCCACCACCTTGGCCGGTGCTAGTACTGGTGCCCGTAGTGTTGCCACCGCCGGGTTGCCCAGGGGCAGGCAAGCGCTGGCGTTTCTTCTGGTTGTTGGTGCCCACGCCGCTCTTGCGCACGTCGGACGATGCCACGGGGCGCGGCCCACGGCCACCGGGCCCACGACGGCTGGAGTCAACCGGCAGCTGAATCTTGCCCAAAACCGTCAGGCCTTTCAGCTGGTCAGCCTTGGCCGTGATAGTGCCTTCCTCTGTTGCCGGAGCTTCTGGGGCCGCCGGAGCTTCTGGAGTAGCTGGTGCTACTGGCGTTGCTACGACCGCCGGAGCCGCTGCCGCAACGGGTGCTGGCGCGCTGGGAGCCGGTGCGGCCGCCGGAGCACTCGCAACAGGTGCTGGCGTGCTAGGAGCTGGTACCAGCTTGGCTTCGGCCACCGGATTGGGTGCTACCGGAGCCGCTGCTACTGGCGCTGGTATCGGTCGGGGAGCTGGGGTAGGCGCGGGTGCCGCTGCTGCCGGAGCCGGAGCAGCCGGGCGGGCCGGAATAACGCGGCCCTTGCTATCTAACTCGATTTTGCCCAGCACCTTAAGGCCGGGAGCCTTGGGCGCTTCGGAAGAAATAGCGGGTTGGGCGGCGACTGGGGGGGTAGGGGCCACAGGGGCAGCAGCCGGAGCCGCTACTACCGGGGCAGGCGCTACCGCCACCACCGGCGCAGGCGTTGCCACCGGAGCCGGCGCGGGCGCTACTACTACGGGAGCAGCCACTGGAGCAGGAGCAGGCTTAGCCACCGGCGCGGGAGCCGCTACGAGAGCAGGCTTGGCCGCAGCGGCCTGGGACTGAGCGTTTAGCTCACTTTGACGACGGGCCTGGGTGTGGCGCTCGGCATCCTGCTTATCCTGAGCCGAAGCCGCGAATTCTTTCTCCAACAGGCTCACCTGCTCACCAGTGAGCTTGGTTGTGGGCTTGTTTTCTATCGCAATCCCTTTGCGGGAAAGGGCCTCGACAGCCCGGTCGATGCCAATGTTCAGGTCTTTGGCTGCCTGTAAGAGCCGTTTCGGGGTTGCTTCCGCCATTCTAATAAGTCGCGAACGAATACGTTCAGGGTGCAAAGGTAAAGATTAATTCTGGCCAGCAGGCTATAAGTCAAGCCTACTGGCCTGATTTAATAACTTACCTGCTGGCGATTGCCCCCGGCCCTCATTGGGCGGCCGGGGCGCTGTCGGTGTTGGCGTCGGTGGCTGGGGTGGCCGCCTTAGCGTCGGCGTCGGCAGCGGGGGTAGGTTCCGTATCGTCGGCCGGGAGGCTGGCCGCGGCTACGGGGGCACTGCCGGCGTCTTCGGGCAAGTTGTCGTCGTCGGCAAATTCCTGGCGGATAACGCGGTACACATCATCTACCGTTTCTTCCTCCAACTCGGTGCGGCGCACGATGTCGTCCTTTTTCACGGCTAATACGGCGCGGCCGGTGTCGAGGCCGATTTTCTTCAGCTCGGCAATTACCCAGCCTTCGATTTCATCGGTAAACTCGTCGAGCGCGATATCTTCTTCGTAGTCAGTAGCTTCGCGAAACACGTCGATTTCCATTCCCACCAGCCGCGAGGCCAGCTTGATGTTGGCACCGCCCCGGCCAATGGCCAGGCTAACTTGGTCAGGTTTCATGAACACGGAAACCCGGCCCGTTTGTTCACTGATTTTCATCGAGCCAACCTTAGCCGGCGACAAGGCCCGCGAAATGAACAACTCCAGGTTATCGGTGTAGTTGATGATGTCGATGTTCTCGTTCATCAGTTCGCGCACCACGGGGTGAATGCGGCTGCCCTTCATGCCCACGCAGGCACCTACCGGGTCAATGCGCTCGTCGTAGCTTTCCACGGCCACTTTGGCGCGCTCGCCGGGCTCACGCACCACGTTTTTGATGCTGATGAGGCCGTCGAAAATCTCGGGCACTTCCTGCTCAAACAAGCGCTCCAGAAAAGCCGGCGCGGCGCGGCTCAGAATCACTTTAGGTGAGCCGTTTACCACGTCCACGCGGTGCACCACGGCGCGCACGGTGTCGCCCTTGCGGTAGCGGTCCTTCGGGATTTGCTCGCTCTTGGGCAGCACCAGCTCGTTCTCGTCCTTATCCAGAATGAGCGCCTCGCGGCTCCACACCTGGTACACTTCGCCGGTGATAATCTCGCCCACCAGGTCCTTGTATTTCTGGTACAGGTTGTCGCGCTCCATGTCCTTCACCCGCTGAATCAGCGTCTGGCGGGCCAGCAGCACGGCGCGGCGGCCAAAATCCTCAATCTTAATCGGTTCGGCCACCGATTCGCCAATTTCGAAGTCGGGCTCAATCCCTTGGGCCTCGGCCAGCGGAATCTTGTCAAAATCCCAGATATCCTCCGAGTCATCGTCCACGATTTCGCGGTTACGCCATATTTCGAGGTCGCCGTTGTCGGGGTTGATAATCACGTCGAAGTTGGAGTCGTCCTCAAACTTCTTGCGAATCATCGTCCGAAACACGTCATCCAGAATGGACATCATCGTGGGCCGGTCGATGTTGCGGCTCTTGGCAAACTCCTGGAAGTTCTCGATGAGCAGCCGCGCGTTCATATCGGCCGCGGCGGCCGCGACTTCCTGGGGGCTGGGGGTTACTTTTTTAGCCATGATTTTTAGGTTCTTAGTTCCTCTTCAAAAATCGTTTGTCATTGTGAGCGCAGCGCTCGCAATGACAAATGATTTCTAATTAAAACTTACTTAAAAGAGATAACAACGGTGGCCTGCTGAATGTCCCCGAAAGGAATAAAGACGGCCGGGAGCGTGGTTTTTTTGGTTCTGACTTTCACAACTTCTTCCAGCTCAATGCCTTCGGACGTGACGGCGGTGAGCGGGCCGGTTTTCTCGGTGCCGTCCTGCAGCTTCAGCGCGAGGCTGCGGCCGATGTGGCGGTTGTACTGGCGCGGGTCGGTGAGGGGCTGGTCGGCCCCCGGCGAAGTCACTTCGAGCGAGTAGGCCGCCTCTTCGCCGTAGGCCTCTTCGAGGCCGCGGTTGAGGCGGCGCGTCACCTGGGCGCACTCCTGAATGCCGAGGCCGTTAGGCCCGTCGAGGGTAACCGTAATCTTGGGCATCACCGAGTCCGACACGGTGAGGCCGACCACGTATAAGCCGCTGTCGCCCAAAGAGTCGGCGAGCAATTGCTGAATGCGGGTTTGGTCAAATTGAGCCATGACGGGCGGGGTAGGGGGCAAAAAAAGAGGGGACTGCGCGTCCCCTCTTTTCAGATTGAATACCAAATTCTGGCGCAAAGATACGGCTTTTTCCGGCTCAGTGCAAAAAGGCTCAATAGCCCACGGCCGCGTCGTCGCCGCGCGGGTCGGCACCGCCTTCGAGCTGCCCGTTGGGCAGCACCCGAATGAGGTCGAGGCGGCCCCAGGCGTTGCGCGGCTTGGGGTTAAAGCCCTTTTGCTGAAGCGTTTGCTCGGCGGCGGGCGTAAGCGCGCCGGCTTCTACGTCGAGCTGGTCGGGCAGCCACTGGTGATGCAGGCGCGGGGCGGCGGCCGTCTGCTCGGCGTTGGCCCCGTAGTCCACCACGGCCAAAATACTTTGCAACACGGTGGTAATGATAGTGCTACCCCCCGGCGAGCCGGTGACGAGCGCCAGCTTGCCACCTTTGGCCAGGATGGTGGGCGTCATGCTGCTGAGCATGCGCTTGCCGGGCGCGATGGCGTTGGCGGTGCCGCCCACCAGGCCGTACATGTTGGGCACGCCAGCTTTCGAGCTGAAGTCATCCATCTCATTATTAAGCAGAAAGCCCGCGCCGGCCACCACCACTTTGCTGCCGTAGGCCCCGTTGAGGGTAGTGGTGCAGCTCACGGCGTTGCCCTGGGCATCCACGATGTCGTAGTGGGTGGTCTGGTCGCTTTCGTAGCGCGGCAGGCCGGGGCCGGCCGTGATGTCGGCGCTGGGCGTGGCCTGGCCGTCGGGGCGCAGGGTGCTGCTGCGCTGCTTATTATAAGATTTCTCCAACAGCTGGACCACCGGCACCTTGCCAAAGTCAGGGTCACCGAGGTAGGTGGCGCGGTCGGCGTAGGCGCGGCGCTCGGCCTCCGTAATAAGCGCCACGGCGGCCGGCGTGTGGTAGCCGAGCTTGGCCAAGTCGTGGGGTTCCAGCATTTGCAGAATTTGCAGCAGCGCTACCCCCCCGCTGCTGGGCGGTGGCATCGTAATCACGTCGTAGCCCCGGTAGGTGCCGCGCAGCGGGTCGCGCCATTTAGGCTGGTAGCCGTCGAGGTCCTTTTGCGTAACCAAGCCGTCGCCTTTTTTTATTTCCGCCAAAATCAGCTCAGCGGTGCGGCCCTGGTAGAAGCCCGCCCGCCCCTGGCTTTGCACGCGCTGGAGCACGGCCGCCAGCTCGGGCTGCTTGAGCGTATCGCCCTTTTGCCAGGGGGTAGGGCGAACAAATACGGGTGGCGAACCGGGGTTGTATTTAATAAAATCGGCCTGCGTGCGGTTGAGGCCGGCGGCTTCCTTGTCGGTGAGGGCCACGCCGTGGGCGGCTAGGCGCACGGCCGGCGCTACGAGCTTGGCCCAGGGGAGCTTGCCCAGCTTTTTGTGTAGGGCCTCCATGCCGGCCACGGTGCCGGGCGTGCCCACGGCCAGCGCGCCGGCGGTGCTACGGCCGGGCACCACGTTGCCGCTGGCATCGAGGTACATGTCGCGGCTGGCGGCGGCGGGCGCAGTTTCGCGGAAGTCAAGCGTGCCAGCCGGGCCGGCGTGGTCACGGTACACGATGAAGCCGCCACCGCCCACGTTGCCGGCCACCGGCAGCACCACGGCCAGCGCAAACTGCACAGCCACGGCCGCATCGTAAGCATTGCCGCCCTGCTCCATAATGTCGCGGCCTACCCTAGAGGCTATCGGGTGGGCCGACACCACCAGCGCGTGGCGCGCCACCACGGGCGCGGCGGCCGGCGGCAGTTGGTCTTTGGCCAGAGCGGAGGGGGTAGGGCGACTTGGGCGGGCGGGCGCGGCTCGCTGGCCCAGGGCCGGGCCGGCCAGCGCGGTCAGCAGCAGGGCCGCCGCCGAAAAACGAGAAATCGTGTGCATGGCCGCAAAGTAGGCATAAAGCCCCGGCAACCGGGTAGTTGGCTACCTTTGGGCCACTCACCTTGCCCTTTTTCCATGTCTGCCAATACGCTCGCCGCCGCTCCCGCTCCCACGCTGGCCCTCACGCAGGAAGATTCCTGGCTCCAGCCCTACGAACCCATTTTGCTGGCCCGCCAGCAGCGCCTGGCCGACCGCCTGGCCGCCATCACCAAGGAATATAGTTCGCTGAGCAAATTTGCCACCGCTCACCAGCGGCTGGGCCTGCATTATGATACGCGCCGCCGCGGCTACGTGGTGCGCGAGTGGGCGCCCGGTGCCGAATCGGTGAGCCTGGTCGGCGACTTCAATTTCTGGAATCGGGAGGCCGATTATCTGCAAAAAGACGACGCGACGGGCATTTGGGAAGGCTTTATTGCGGATGATACCAACGGCCGCCGCCCCGCCGCCGGCACGCGCTACAAGCTGCACGTGACCGCCCACGGCCAGGGCAAGGACCGCCTGCCCGCCTACCTGCGCCGCGCCGTGCAAGATGAGGATTCTAAAGATTATTCGGCCCAAATCTGGGTGCCCGAAACCCCGTTTAAGTGGACCGACCAGACCTTTCGCATCGCCAACGCCACCAAGGGCCAGCCGCTCATCTACGAGGCGCACGTGGGCATGGCCCAGGAGGAGGGTAGGGTCGGCACCTACCGCGAGTTTGCCGACCACATTCTGCCGCGCATTCAGGCCGATGGCTACAATACCATCCAGCTGATGGCCGTGCTGGAGCATCCGTACTACGGCTCGTTTGGCTACCATGTGGCCAATTTTTTCGCGCCCAGCTCGCGCTTCGGCACGCCCGAGGACTTGAAATACCTCCTGAACGAGGCCCACCAGCGCGGCCTCGCGGTGCTGCTCGACCTAGTGCATTCGCACGCCGTGAAGAACGAGGCCGAGGGCCTGGCCGACTTCGACGGCTCGGGCAACCTGTATTTTCACCAGGGCGAGCGCGGCAACCACCCCGGCTGGGACAGCAAGCTGTTCGACTACGGCCGGCCCGAGGTGCAGCAATTTCTGCTCAGCAACCTGCGCTACTGGCTCGAAGAGTTTCATTTTGACGGGTTTAGGTTCGATGGCGTCACGTCCATGCTCTACCACCACCACGGCGAGGGCCACGCCTTTGGGGGCTACGACAGCTACTTCGGCCCCGAGGCCGACAACGACGCCATTCTGTACCTGATGCTGGCCAGCACGCTGGTGCGCGAGGTGAAAAAATCGGCCCTGCTCATCGCCGAAGACATGAGCGGCCTACCCGGCCTGTGCCGTCCCATCGCCGAGGGGGGGGTAGGGTTCGACTACCGCCTGGCGATGGGCCTGCCCGATTTCTGGATTAAAAACCTCAAGCACCAGCGCGATGAAGACTGGGACCTCGGCGAGCTGTGGCACCAGCTCACCAACCGCCGGGCGGGCGAAAAAACCGTGGCCTACGCCGAAAGCCACGACCAGGCGCTGGTAGGCGATAAAACGCTCAGCCACTGGCTCTATGACGCGGCTATCTACACCAACATGGGCGTGCTCGACGGCGACCCGCGGGTGGCCCGCGCCACGGCGCTGCACAAGCTCATGCGGCTGCTCACGCTCAGCGCGGGCGGCGAGGCCTACCTCAACTTTATGGGCAATGAGTTTGGCCACCCCGAATGGGTCGATTTTCCGCGCGCCGGCAACGACTGGAGCTACCACTTCGCCCGCCGCCAGTGGAGCCTGGCCGACAACCCCGACCTGCGCTTCTCACAGCTGCTGGCCTTCGACCACGCCATGCTGCAAGTGGCCCGCGAGCGCCAGCTGCTCACCAAAGGCCCCGCCACGCTGCTCAACCTCGATTATGAGAACCGCGTCCTCACCTTTGAGCGCGCCGGCCTGGTATTCGTGTTCAGCTTCAACGTGAGCGAAAGCTTTTCCGACTACGGTATTCCGGTGCCGGCCGCGGGCCGCTACCGCCTGCTGCTCAGCACCGACCGCCCCGAATTCGGCGGCTTCGCCCGGCTCGATGCAAAGGTGATTTACGACACCTTCGGCGGCGGCGGCACGGCCGAAGCGCCGCGCCTGCGCCTCTACGTGCCCAGCCGCACGGCCCTGGTGCTGGCGAGGGGGTAGGGATTAATAACTATAGGACTTACGCACTTGGTGGTAACTTGAGAAAAAGCCTAGCCCAATGGTGACGCAAGCAACCTACATCGAGTACCTGCTCAGTACGCCCCGCAATTATACGTGCACGCACCTTGCCGAGCACTTGCCGCAGGTGAGCCACGACCAAGTGAACCGGTTTTTGCGCCGCAGCTCGTTCTCACCCACGCAGTTGCGGGAGTTGGTGCTACCCTTGTTGAGTGACTCGCCCGAGGCCTTTTTGTTCGTCGACGACAGTGTGCAGGACAAGCGCTACAGCCGTTTTATCGAGGTGGCCAAGCGCCAGTACTCCGGCGCCGCCCACGGCTTGGTGACCGGCATCTGCTTGGTCAACCTGGTGCACAGCAGTGGGGAGGCCGGTGATTTTCTGCCCCTGGACTACCGCGTGTACGCCCCGCAGCAGGATGCGCTGAGCAAGAACGAGCATTTCCAGGCCATGTTCGCCCACGTGGTGGCCGAAGACAAAATCCAGGCCCGCACCCTCTTGTTCGATGCCTGGTACAGCGGCAGCGAGAACCTGAAGCGCATTCACCGCGCCGGTTGGACGTTTTTCACGACCCTGAAAAGCAACCGGTTGGTGAGTGCGAACAAGGAGACGGGCTATCAAGCCCTGGACGCAGTGGACCCGCCGCCGGGCGGGTGGAGCACGGGGTTGGAAGTGCGCTTAAAGCAGGTGCCGTTTGCGGTGCGTTTGTTCAAGCTGGTCGCCGCCAACGGCGACATTGAATGGGTCGTGACCAATAACTTCGCCTTCACCCTGACCCAGCAACTCGTCGAAGTCACGACCCGCACGCGCTGGCAGGTGGAAGAGTTTCACCGCAGCTTCAAGCAGCTCACCGGGGCTGAAAAATGCCAGTGCCGCCGTGCCCAGGCCCAGCGCAACCACTTGGCTTGTTGCTACCTGGCCTGGGTGTCCTTGCGCCAGTTTGCCCGCCAAACCGCCCAAACCCTGTACCAAGCCCATCAGCAGCAGTGGGCTCCTTATCTGCGCCAGTTGCTAGCCAAACCCCTCATTCCAGCGCTAATACCGACGAGTGCGTAAGTCCTAAACTAATAACAAGTGACTAATGACCCTTAAATTTATTAGGGGTGTATAGCTCAGGGAGTCAGCTGTTTAAGGTGGGTGCGTGGGGTCAGGTGTTTGCGTTTCAGCTGGCGGTATGCACGGGCTGCCGGCTTTTTGCCCGGTAGCCCGTTGTGCTCAGGCTTTATACCAACCTGTAAATTTCATGCGCCGTTTTACGCGCTCAGTACACGACCCAAAATCCTTGCAATCAGGTTATTGTGTGCTGCTTTGGGCCACGTAGGGGCGGTCGCCCTTCCACTTTACTTTTCAAGTACGCTAGTTAAAGCTATGCCCTTTAGGGCAAGACTTTAGTTGCTACTCACTTTTGCCGGTCTTGTTCAGGCAAGGCTGTTTAATTTTTGATTGTCAGTTAGTTATTGCTATTTGCTCAATGACCGACGCCAGCGTTTAGCCAGCAGAATTTTATTCTAAAGCGACCCACTTTCAGTGGCTTCTTTCAGTCGGCTTTAGCCGAAACCGCCGAATTCCATTCGCTTTCAAACCTATGGACTTACAGTCCATAGTCGTTTAGTTCTACTTTGGAGAGATGCCAGGTTTTGCCGTGGTCGTCGTTGCCCTGGTAAAAAAGGTAGGTCCGCCCGTCGTCATCCCGGAAAATGGCGGGGTGGCCCGACTCGCTGGAATTCCAGCTGCCGGGCGGCCCATTGCGCAAAAAGGGCTCATTGGAGAGGCGGGTCCAGCGCACGCCATCGCGGCTGCGGGCCACGCCAATCTGCTGGGGCTCATTATTATACGCGCCGGCGTAGAACATGTAGAGCCACTTGCCGCGCTTCAGGCACGAGGCTCCTTCCAGGCATTTTTTCTCCCACGGCAGCCGGGGCCGCAGAATGGCCGAGTCGGCCAGCTGCTGCCAGGCAGCGCGCCCAAAATCCGTTTGCAAGCCGGTGGTCGCGGCCACGCCCTGCATCTGAATCTGATAGGAAGGGTCGCGGGTGGCGAAGTACAGGAAGTAGCGGTCTTTAAAAGCCACCACTTCCGCGTCGATGGCGCGGCCGACCGTCCAGGCCCCGGTGGGGTGGAAAATGGGGTTGGAAGCGTCGC from Hymenobacter psoromatis includes the following:
- a CDS encoding glycoside hydrolase, encoding MLNRLLPLLLLLTLAGPAAAQTHPAMYYSDTTRQGRPIAKDPSVVRFQGRYLLYYSEPETKEQGWGIGIAASTDLTHWTKVGDIAPEKEYEKKGLCAPGALIKDGRMHLFYQTYGTGPKDAICHAISADGLQFERDASNPIFHPTGAWTVGRAIDAEVVAFKDRYFLYFATRDPSYQIQMQGVAATTGLQTDFGRAAWQQLADSAILRPRLPWEKKCLEGASCLKRGKWLYMFYAGAYNNEPQQIGVARSRDGVRWTRLSNEPFLRNGPPGSWNSSESGHPAIFRDDDGRTYLFYQGNDDHGKTWHLSKVELNDYGL
- a CDS encoding transposase; its protein translation is MRRSSFSPTQLRELVLPLLSDSPEAFLFVDDSVQDKRYSRFIEVAKRQYSGAAHGLVTGICLVNLVHSSGEAGDFLPLDYRVYAPQQDALSKNEHFQAMFAHVVAEDKIQARTLLFDAWYSGSENLKRIHRAGWTFFTTLKSNRLVSANKETGYQALDAVDPPPGGWSTGLEVRLKQVPFAVRLFKLVAANGDIEWVVTNNFAFTLTQQLVEVTTRTRWQVEEFHRSFKQLTGAEKCQCRRAQAQRNHLACCYLAWVSLRQFARQTAQTLYQAHQQQWAPYLRQLLAKPLIPALIPTSA
- a CDS encoding 1,4-alpha-glucan branching protein; protein product: MSANTLAAAPAPTLALTQEDSWLQPYEPILLARQQRLADRLAAITKEYSSLSKFATAHQRLGLHYDTRRRGYVVREWAPGAESVSLVGDFNFWNREADYLQKDDATGIWEGFIADDTNGRRPAAGTRYKLHVTAHGQGKDRLPAYLRRAVQDEDSKDYSAQIWVPETPFKWTDQTFRIANATKGQPLIYEAHVGMAQEEGRVGTYREFADHILPRIQADGYNTIQLMAVLEHPYYGSFGYHVANFFAPSSRFGTPEDLKYLLNEAHQRGLAVLLDLVHSHAVKNEAEGLADFDGSGNLYFHQGERGNHPGWDSKLFDYGRPEVQQFLLSNLRYWLEEFHFDGFRFDGVTSMLYHHHGEGHAFGGYDSYFGPEADNDAILYLMLASTLVREVKKSALLIAEDMSGLPGLCRPIAEGGVGFDYRLAMGLPDFWIKNLKHQRDEDWDLGELWHQLTNRRAGEKTVAYAESHDQALVGDKTLSHWLYDAAIYTNMGVLDGDPRVARATALHKLMRLLTLSAGGEAYLNFMGNEFGHPEWVDFPRAGNDWSYHFARRQWSLADNPDLRFSQLLAFDHAMLQVARERQLLTKGPATLLNLDYENRVLTFERAGLVFVFSFNVSESFSDYGIPVPAAGRYRLLLSTDRPEFGGFARLDAKVIYDTFGGGGTAEAPRLRLYVPSRTALVLARG
- a CDS encoding gamma-glutamyltransferase, with protein sequence MVVSAHPIASRVGRDIMEQGGNAYDAAVAVQFALAVVLPVAGNVGGGGFIVYRDHAGPAGTLDFRETAPAAASRDMYLDASGNVVPGRSTAGALAVGTPGTVAGMEALHKKLGKLPWAKLVAPAVRLAAHGVALTDKEAAGLNRTQADFIKYNPGSPPVFVRPTPWQKGDTLKQPELAAVLQRVQSQGRAGFYQGRTAELILAEIKKGDGLVTQKDLDGYQPKWRDPLRGTYRGYDVITMPPPSSGGVALLQILQMLEPHDLAKLGYHTPAAVALITEAERRAYADRATYLGDPDFGKVPVVQLLEKSYNKQRSSTLRPDGQATPSADITAGPGLPRYESDQTTHYDIVDAQGNAVSCTTTLNGAYGSKVVVAGAGFLLNNEMDDFSSKAGVPNMYGLVGGTANAIAPGKRMLSSMTPTILAKGGKLALVTGSPGGSTIITTVLQSILAVVDYGANAEQTAAAPRLHHQWLPDQLDVEAGALTPAAEQTLQQKGFNPKPRNAWGRLDLIRVLPNGQLEGGADPRGDDAAVGY